Proteins from a genomic interval of Aspergillus flavus chromosome 7, complete sequence:
- a CDS encoding MYB DNA-binding domain protein: MGNGSSKKAEDGIRDHTQGDGSDLTPSRPKTLKAKKMETSKGQSDDAVTPKRKRKASKHGKPAVATLSPPVEEEPRPSKRKKLTDSPTDNTEDGRNTEKASTTVTDNSPVKAQVNGSPSIETSNDATIQQGTVKKGKRKQVGKGLTGFFSQDEVQALENFKIEFCNSHGLSSHAFDAMVQHSEREKGIEFPCDSSITMKPEFWKTIYKILPDRDRRSVYRFMRRHFQNSDVKPHHWTHEQDEELIQLVARYGFKFAQIAKELGRSDDDVVQRWKNRLEHRTTMNRGAWSEEEIRSLQNALQAVWKNLKEKGHDVGRDIYEMDETLISWGHISNKLKNCRSRQQCADKWRKARKKVQQLRDKGNPDAVFDPVKESKKNRRKSRTGTPSSSQTPQTLHKSAEYVHSDDSDDEAAHQDGKTGESGKASIKESTSNDKSSSPDSESESTDDSRSGDTTEDVKSNAKRSERPKIKDQLQATEPKKSTKTTPQKRKQSTSSSSASDSEGSDSSTGSDVPAHPQTSTNGMSKTSPVAPKNKDKVEKSSSEDDSSDSSDDGSSESDGESDESESDVTSSSGNEKGKSPKKTSNNIKQQPKKSSSEESSSADESESDDSDSAESESESTPAVPKPSKSKKKSTKEAGAMKRRRVAELSSTSTSARSSVSRDIKMEVTSD; encoded by the exons ATGGGTAACGGGTCTTCTAAAAAGGCCGAAGATGGCATCCGCGACCACACGC AAGGAGACGGGTCAGATCTCACGCCAAGTCGCCCGAAAACTTtgaaagccaagaaaatggaaacatCGAAGGGGCAGTCCGACGATGCAGTTACGCCGAAACGAAAACGAAAAGCCAGCAAACATGGCAAGCCGGCTGTCGCGACATTATCACCCCCAGTCGAAGAGGAACCTAGACCTTCGAAGCGCAAGAAGCTCACTGACTCGCCTACGGATAACACTGAGGATGGTCGCAATACAGAGAAAGCATCTACCACCGTAACTGATAATTCCCCGGTGAAAGCTCAAGTCAATGGTAGCCCTTCGATCGAGACTTCGAATGACGCAACTATACAGCAGGGGACTGttaagaaaggaaagagaaagcaagTGGGGAAAGGGCTTACAGGCTTTTTCTCGCAAGACGAAGTTCAGGCGCTGGAAAACTTCAAGATTGAGTTCTGTAACTCCCATGGTCTTTCGTCGCATGCGTTTGATGCGATGGTTCAACACTCCGAACGAGAGAAGGGCATTGAATTCCCTTGTGATTCGTCTATTACCATGAAACCTGAGTTCTGGAAGACTATTTACAAGATTCTTCCTGACCGGGATAGGAGATCAGTGTACCGCTTCATGAGGCGACACTTCCAGAACTCTGACGTGAAGCCTCATCATTGGACTCACGAACAAGACGAAGAACTCATTCAGCTCGTTGCACGGTATGGCTTCAAATTTGCCCAGATAGCTAAAGAGTTAGGCCGGAGTGACGACGACGTTGTCCAAAGATGGAAGAACCGCTTGGAGCATAGGACTACGATGAACCGAGGCGCATggtcggaggaggaaattCGCTCGCTACAGAATGCCTTGCAGGCTGTATGGAAAAACTTGAAGGAAAAGGGCCATGACGTAGGCCGAGATATCTATGAGATGGACGAGACGCTCATATCCTGGGGACATATTAGcaataaactaaaaaattGTCGTTCCAGACAGCAATGTGCAGATAAATGGCGCAAGGCCAGGAAAAAGGTTCAGCAACTGCGCGACAAAGGGAACCCGGATGCTGTTTTTGACCCCGTCAAAGAgtccaagaagaacagaCGCAAGTCGCGGACGGGCACTCCTTCGTCCTCACAAACTCCACAGACCCTCCACAAAAGCGCTGAATACGTTCATTCAGATGATTCAGACGATGAAGCCGCGCACCAGGATGGAAAGACGGGGGAATCGGGCAAAGCATCTATAAAGGAATCCACCTCTAACGATAAATCCTCATCTCCCGACTCCGAATCAGAATCAACGGACGACTCACGCTCTGGTGATACGACTGAAGATGTGAAGTCTAACGCAAAGCGGAGCGAACGCCCCAAGATCAAAGACCAGTTACAAGCTACAGAGCCCAAGAAGAGCACAAAGACTACCcctcaaaagagaaaacaatcaacgtcatcatcctccgcATCAGATTCTGAAGGTAGCGACTCGAGCACAGGTTCCGATGTTCCCGCCCATCCACAAACATCGACGAACGGCATGTCGAAGACATCACCAGTGGCCCCAAAGAATAAGGACAAGGTCGAAAAGAGTTCATCTGAAGACGACTCAAGCGATTCATCCGATGACGGAAGTAGTGAAAGTGACGGGGAATCCGATGAGAGTGAAAGCGATGTAACCAGCTCCAGTGGCAACGAGAAAGGAAAGTCGCCGAAGAAGACTTCAAACAACATCAAGCAACAACCCAAGAAATCCTCGTCAGAAGAGTCTTCATCGGCGGATGAAAGTGAAAGCGACGATTCCGACTCGGCCGAATCAGAATCCGAGTCAACCCCAGCAGTGCCCAAGCCCAGCAAGTCTAAGAAAAAGAGCACGAAGGAAGCAGGCGCCATGAAACGACGCCGTGTAGCAGAACTCTCCTCAACCTCTACTTCGGCTCGTTCATCTGTTTCCCGCGATATAAAAATGGAGGTTACTAGCGACTAG
- a CDS encoding putative exosome complex exonuclease Rrp40 (unnamed protein product): MASPLILLPGDEVPSEYLPSNNSAPLRLGAGLRLLSQPSSNPPSHVITATQPGLLSTDNKRNAVSILSTPNRRYLPTPGDLVIAQIHHSSPDYFHCMITPQAPQALLGQLSFEGATKKTRPMLKQGDLVYARVLSTGLGAGAEVELTCVNPATGRADGGLGPLTGGMVFDVSTGLAARLIKASSSSAEQQDGVAGLVVLDELGKKLEKAGGFEIAVGRNGKVWVDCANGGDYAVKATVAIGRCLSTIDEHELSSTDQRKLVTRILREMKIES; the protein is encoded by the coding sequence ATGGCGTCGCCATTAATTCTACTCCCAGGCGACGAAGTTCCCTCTGAATATCTACCATCCAACAATTCCGCTCCCTTGAGACTCGGAGCAGGTCTTCGTCTCCTGTCGCAACCATCGTCGAATCCCCCCAGCCATGTCATAACTGCCACGCAACCCGGGCTCCTCTCAACAGATAACAAAAGAAATGCCGTCTCTATCCTCTCTACCCCAAACCGTCGCTACCTCCCGACACCCGGCGATCTCGTGATAGCGCAAATCCACCACTCCAGTCCGGATTACTTCCATTGCATGATTACACCGCAAGCGCCCCAGGCGCTGCTGGGACAGCTTTCATTTGAAGGtgcgacgaagaagacaCGGCCGATGTTGAAACAGGGTGATCTGGTTTATGCTCGTGTGTTGTCGACTGGTCTGGGCGCTGGCGCGGAGGTTGAGCTTACGTGTGTCAATCCGGCGACGGGACGGGCTGATGGAGGATTGGGTCCGTTGACTGGGGGTATGGTTTTTGATGTGTCGACAGGGTTGGCGGCTCGGTTGATAAAGGCGAGCTCCTCGTCGGCGGAGCAACAGGATGGTGTGGCAGGGttggtggtcttggatgAACTGGGcaagaagttggagaaggccGGTGGATTTGAGATCGCTGTGGGGAGGAATGGCAAGGTTTGGGTGGATTGTGCCAATGGAGGCGATTATGCTGTTAAGGCGACGGTCGCAATCGGGCGATGCCTGAGTACCATCGATGAGCATGAACTGAGCTCGACAGATCAGAGGAAACTGGTGACCAGGATATTACGAGAAATGAAGATAGAATCGTGA